The Syngnathus typhle isolate RoL2023-S1 ecotype Sweden linkage group LG14, RoL_Styp_1.0, whole genome shotgun sequence genome segment TACTGtcatgtatataaaaaaaaaaaataataataatcaaatgcTACATTATGCACAGTTGGAACATTAAGACTTCTTGAATTCAGAAACCGTTTAGAAAAGTGTactaccactagagggcgcagTCATGTACCACACTGAGAATCGCTACATTAGTTGATTCAGTATGTCAAGTGGACATATGCACGCATCATATCGGTGGAGAGCGGTTTAGGGATTGAGTTGATCCTGGTCAATCCCTCCGGTGTGCCCGTGTGGGATTGAAATCTAGTAATGTACTATGCGATAATTCCTTCTGCGGGAACAATACGGCGTTATGATAATGAAGGCACATGAAAAAAAGATACCATCGCAAATTTACTTGATAGGCCAACTTGAGGTAAGATATGAGAAAGGTTGGTGAAAATGGGCGGGGTTCGAAGAAATAAACGCTGCTTGTTTATCTTTTGAAAGATTTATTCTGCAGGTGGCATTCCAACCGAGCGAGGAGGCTCGCCGTGtggaaaattccaaatttgcagGTCACATTCCTGCCTGGTGCTAAAAGTCTTGATTCTACACGCTTTGGTTTTTCCTAAGAATTGAAATAAGAGCCAAGTCGTGCCAAAAGAGAAACACACCCTAACTTCTCGAACATTGGCTGTTCGAAAATATTTCTTAAAAAAACGAtagaaagcaataaaattgattccGATGAATGAGTGTAGAATGATTTGCAGTCATACCTGCACGTATGctactttggaaaaaaaaaaaaaatgcgggtTGCCTGCGGGCACACAGAAAAGCTTTCATGTGGCATCGGGGAATTTCTATGTAAACTAAAAGAACTAATTTTTGCTGGTAATTAATCCTCATTGTCATCAGAGATggcaatataaatatatatatgcaacAAAACATGATCGTGGACATGCGTGTTGCCCTGTcagggctttttaaaaataaataaaaaagaagccAAAGTTAACAATAAGAAAAGAGTTTGGAAAGAAAAGAACAAGAAAGAGGAGGAGTAGCTATGTCGCTAACAGCCCCAACATCTCCGTGTGTGTTTGGGTGTTACAGCCGTGTTGCATCATGCCgctcagaaaaaagaaaaaaaaaaaaaactctttgctGACAATGAACACTCAAGTCGGCACAATTTTGCTGCGAAAACCTCAGACAAAAGTGAAGCACTTTGCAAGTGAGGCAACCTCCGGGCCTCGGGCTTTTGTCACCCGCCacccgtgtaaaaaaaaaaaaaaaaaaaaaaaaaaaaaaaaagtgaggccgGACTTTTTACGCATTTATTCCTCCGCGACGTGGAATGGGCGGACCGACTCTTGCCCAAGCAAAGATGGAAGCCGTGTCACATATTTGACTTCTATCTCGTGCGCGGATTTTTTTAGCCAATCAGAGAGGTCAAAGGCCATCAAGGCTCATCGCCATTTTGTACATATTGTCCCACCTGCTAAGGTGGTTTGTTTCAATGCTTTAGTCCGTTTCTAGCAAACAATGCTAAATGTCCCTTGAAAGTGTTTTTCCTCATCTTGGCAAGAAAGCGTCGTCGTCATCCTTGAGCAAATGAAAATCTGGCAAATGCCGCCACACTTGCGCTGCATTATGCATTAGCATGCCGGGAGAGCAGCGCCTCCAACATCCCCCGAGTGGATGGAAATAAAGTTGACGCTGCTCTTTGTTTGCACTCttaattatttgatttttttttttttttttcggccgGCTCTCTTATGGTTTGTTTACACatgcagtgatttttttttgtttgtttgtttgtttttttgcgggAGGCAGGATAACAGCGGATGCAGATGGGCGGATGCTCCGGCGTTCCTCAAAGGGGGAAAAGCAACGTCAGATACATTACGACGCAGAGTGTCACAGTACAAATGGGTTAaaacagaaaaggaaactgCAGGCGGCGTTGATTTGGGTCACGTCACGTCGGGAGGCTTGATGAGCGGCGGAGGGCTGCTCACGTCCGTTTAACGGCGCCTATCGATCGAGAGCTTTCGTTAATTGTTTTCAAGGCCGAAAATGTGCAAAACAAGGGGGATGGGGCATGAAATGTGTAGAGATcaagtttaaaaatacaaatatttttagaatatattttactttaaaagtgtccaaatgttttaaatgaatttaaatccaattcatttaaaaatacaaatatttttagaatataTTTTACTTTAAAAGTGTACAAaagttttaaatgaatttaaatccaattcatttaaaaatacaaatatttttagaatatattttactttaaaaatgtttttttttaatcaaatcgcATGGtgtacattaaaaaataataataagtcaTCATTTGAGAAAAAGTCATCTGTATAAATCGCCGAGGTCTAAATCCTCCAGATTTTTCTTGCTGACGTAAAACTTTAAATCATTCTCCGACAGCTGGAGTTAGCCCACTCGAGTTCTCGGTGTCTCAAATGTCATATCCCAATGTACGATTTCTCGATGGTGTGCATTACGGCAAGCGATGTATTTCTGAATCAAAGTAACATTGTGTTATGGCGTTTTTGTGGCTTGCAAGTGCACAAATTGTCGCTTCTGTGCATGAGAGCCGACAAGAACGGGAAATCCCTGTTTTGGAATCACCACAAACAGACTTTCCACGGTGAGTCAACGGCCACTTTCTACACGCGAAGCGTTCCTGTCACTCAACATCTTGGCGCTGATGCTGGCGGTGTCCTTTTGAACACAAACAAGTTCAATTGATGTTATTTTTACTGAATCAATTCATTGTGTGATAAACAGCACACACCCTCCATTAGATGTTCTTATCACACTTGATCCTTTTGTCCCGTGCAACCCGATTCAACGTACTGTTGCGTcgattaaaagaaaacaaagattttttaaaatatatattctacatttatatatgtttaacacattaaaaagcatttaaatacagaaaatgacaactaaAATTCTAATTCAAAATATACATACCACTTTATTATAAACTATAAGACTGTATGaactaaaataaatgaaaaggcaGATAAAGAAGTTTGAATGAAATGTACAAAATAATGAATTTGAATCAAATACAATAAGAAAGTCAATATAAAATCTAAAGAAAATACTTCAAATTAAAAATAGAACCCAAATATTTATAATGAACCtcaaataatataaacaatGATATTTAAAGGTATTAGTCTATTTCAAGTATAGGACTGAAATACAATAAAAGCAAATGAGGATACCATTaaaatttaaacaaaacatttaatttgCATATTCATAATAAATTCATGAAAAATAATACTGTAAATGTATACAGAACTAAAGTAATTCCTAATAATTCACAAATACTTGTTTAATAGTAAAAGCATTTACTCCCTTACCGCGACTCACAACTATTTTTTCCCAGTTTTCTGAACGCGCATCACCTTTAAAGTTGCGTCTCCGCTGTCACTATTTTATCAACGATGACGCGTTCACGGACATTCAACAAGTATGCCACTTGCCGCTTCTCCAGCCGACGACAATAACATGCATCGAGTTGAACTCCAAACACTACCGCAACTAACCAACCATCTTATAACAAATCGAAGTTATATAAAGAAGCATCAAATGTGCTGTCCACGGGCACCAAcaccgccccccacccccccggtGATGCCGACGTTCGGGCTCCTTAAGTGGACTCTCTCCCTTCGAGGTGACGACTCCAAGCCGCTTCTCAGAAGCTCCGCGGAGGGGCGGGGCTCAGAgacgtgtgacgtcacacacTTTGGACTCCACCAACCTTGCACGGGGGGAGTCCGTGATAGCATGCTTGTCCCGTGTTGGTTATTTTACCATAAAATAGTCGATTAAAGTGACTTGCCTGTCAATTTAATATTTTAGGTAGACGTGAATATTGATTTGGGGTGGCAATATAGAAGAGAAGAGGAAAGGAATAGGGAGTTGAAGCCGGAGGGGGTTGAGCGGCCTCTCCCCCCTGGCCGGAGACGTTGGTACGATCCCGGGCTCAAATTCCGAGAATTGAGCTCGTCTGATTCTTAGAACTGGGCTTCTTAGAAGTGGTGATGCAAGAAGTTTCTAGGAAAGCGCTACCAGGTGATTTTTgacaaatttcattttttacaTTATCCCTCCCCTCTTTTCTCCTCCCTCTCATCTTCCCTCGTAATTATTTCCCGGGGATTTATCCTTCCAATGTCACCGTATTGAGTGAATTTGTCTGTGCGCGTACTTGTTCAGCAGCGGCAGCGGCTCTCCGGCTGTCAGACATCCGACAAGCCTGAACCTTCCTTCCCCCTTTCACCACTTCACCGCACCTTCCCATTCCCCTTGCTTCAGTCTCTTCCCGAGGCTTTCATCCGCAAAAGCTTCGcaaccccctccaccaccaccctCGGTCCTCCGCGGCTTCTCGAGCCGAGATAATGCGCGCGTCAGGCGGCTGCAGCTAGGGCCGGAGCCGCCCCCTCCGGTGCTCCCGGTTGTCACGCATCACCAACTTTAACTTGGGATGttttcgggttttttttttgggtcaaacTAAATGATGTATTTGCTATGCATTATTGTAGAGATGCGAGCAGTCAACGTGACATTGTTGCGTAAATGTGCATAATAGTGTTGTATCGTGCGTGCGTTTCCGAGGTGGAGTTGTCAACTTGTCTCTTTGCGTTTGCGCAAAGTGGGGTTGCGTGTGCACgttgcatgcttttttttttttttttttgcgttgtTGTAACGCTTGAGGGATTGAATTTGCAGCTAAATCTGTATGCATGCTGGggctaaataaataagaaagtacAGTAAACGAATGAAGTACAGTCAAGTCGAATcccaaaaatatggaaaaagtgcgtgaggaaaaaaaatgtagtttTGAGTTTAAGCCGCGACAAAACATCAATTGAGCATGCATCTTACTTTAACTGTCAAACTGTTAAATCTCAGTTTTTCACTTGTATAACACTTAATAATTGGCTCCTGTGCTTGgtttaaaaaagtcaaaatgtatttaaaagttGCATTTGatcaattcaattcaaagtaTGTTATTTTCGTGCATGTGCATGTTTTATCTGTATTTTTGCCACCCCCTGAAAAAAATCCGTCTTTTTATTAAGTTTATTTATTGCCTACTGTCGCTTTGTCACGCACTTTTTGCCGTGCGCAGCTCAGTCGTTTTCACGCCGTGCActtttcccccctccccttaTTATAATTCATTTAAATAATTTGTTGTCCTCTTCTTGTCAACCCGCGTTTCCCTCAAAGCCGCGGTTgaggagaagaggaaaaaaaaaaaaaaaaacagggtgtCAAAATTTAAATGTCCCAAACCGGCGTAGTCGGCTAAATTGCGCCCTCTAACGGCACTCAGAGGAAATGCAAATGGCTCCTTCAAAATGCAGTTTAACCAAGTCTGACATGCAACTAAAGTGTAAATGTGCATTTTCTGCGTGTgtaccccaacccccccccccccccccccccactccagaAGTCGGCAGGATGTCTTGCTTGGCCGACAGCTGCATCCAGTTCACGCGTCACGCCAGCGACGTCCTGCTCAACCTGAACCGCCTCCGCAGTCGGGACATCCTCACCGACGTGACCATCCTGGTCAGCAGGCAACAGTTCAGGGCGCACAAAACCGTCCTCATGGCTTGCAGGTATGTAGCAACGGTACTCGTGTCTGGCGCTGTCAAAAAGGATGACTGATCTTCTCGTCTTTGCCTCCACACAGCGGGCTCTTCTACACCATCTTCACCGACTCGCACAAGTGCAACCTCAATGCCATCAGCCTGGACCCCAAGGTGGACCCGGAGGGCTTTGCCATCCTGCTAGAGTTCATGTACACCTCCAGGCTAGCGCTCAGGGAGAGTCTGATCATGGCCATCATGAACACGGCCGTCTACCTGCAGATGGATCACGTGGTGGACACCTGCCACCGCTTCATCAAGTCCAGGTTGGAGAAgaagtctttgtgtgtcttttcaTGTGGACCTGGCATTTTTCCGGTTGTTTTTCTCTGTGCTCCAGGATCTCACAGTGCAGTACTTATTACTTCCGGGCGTTGACTTGGTGCCATCTTGTGATCTTTTCAAAAGAGTTCAAAGGCTGCCAATTCTAAAATGATTCAAAGTGAACCGAAAACCGCACCTTCACATTTCGTCTCTTCTCTTGCAGCGATCCGACCGTCAAGCTCCCCAGAGACGAATTCCTGGTGAGCCCTCTGGTTCTGCCCCAGGACGTCCACGCGTACCGCCCTCACGATATGGTGGACGCCTTGCACGGCCGCGTGGCGCCTTTCAGGGACGCGCGGCCGGCGTACAGCTCCGGCATGCTCAACGGCGTCACCACCCCCGGCAACTACCACCTCTACGGGCAGTTCCCCATGACGGGATTCCCTTTCCCTCTCTGCAAGCTGACCGACGCTAAGAACGCCTTCAGCGACCTGTCACGGAGCGGGATCCACCACAAGCACCCGCACGACGCCGCCGCCATCAGCAGGGCCGAGTACGCCCGGGCGGTGGGCTCCTCCGGCATCCTGCACGCCGCAAACTTCGCCCCCAGGGAGTTCGGGCGGGAGGACGAGGTGAAAAAGGAAAGCCACGAGGGGCTCGGGCTACCGCTGGGCCTGGGCGGGAGGAAGCGGGTCTACCCCGTCTTGACCCTTGAACCTCAAAAAGACAAAGAGCACATCCCGCCAAGCGAGGAGGACATGATCCATCACCACTACCCTCTTGGGATCTCCTCCGCTGGGCGTAAGAGTCTCATGAGCAGCCCACAGAGCCCCCTCAAGTCAGACTGCCAACCCAACTCCCCGACAGAGTCCAGCAGTAGCAAGAACGCCGGACTGTCGCAGGCCGGGGCGCAGCAGGCGGGGGCGGGAACGCAGGACCCCAAAGCCCGCAACTGGAAGAAGTACAAATTCATCGTGCTCAACCAGAGCGCCAGGGAGGACGAGGCTGGCCTGCGGAACCCCGGACTGTGCTCGCCTCAGCGTGTCGGCCTGCAGCCGTATCTCCACGCCGGGGACAATTTGGAGGTGCAAAGCGCAAGGAAGAGCGTCGAGGATCATCCCATGCCGCAGACCAGTCGACTCAACAACATCATCAGCAGGTGAGGAAAAGCTCTGGAGGTGATGACATTTTAGTTGCTGGTGTCGATTCTCAGTCACCAGGATTGTGGTAAATCCACAAAAATAGAAATGTGGATTTTCAACTTTTCGAAAACAAAGAGTCCGGTTTCTTCAGTTCTACTTTTGTGGCTGTTGGACTTGTCCCTCTAATTGGAACAATCCACACGCTTTGTTATTAACTTTCAACTACGACGGTCTAAAAATTGCACTACAATTGCTTGTTGAACAGCCAAGAAGAATCCGGTTGCTTTAATTCGACTTCAAGAAGTTTCCGACTTCTCTTTGTGACCTGCTATTCCTGCCACGCTTTATTCTTTGTTTTGTACGGTCtaaaagttgtttttgttgttgtcttatTTGAATGGTGGCAACGGCACACTTTTTTGGTTGAGGGAAAACCCCTGGTTCCCTCAATCATCACGTCACATCAATTCAAAAGCTTTTTTGGACTTGTCTTACCACTTCTCGTGTCATTTCAGGAAAATGGGCTAAATTCCAATTTTAGCTTTAATGGCTCAGTCAACATTTGACAAGATGCTACGTGAGCTAAACTATGTGACGTTTAATAAAGGCTCTTTTAGCATGTTGTCGCGCCAACGTAACCATTGCTCTTTTCGACTGATATTCATGCGTTTCCTCTCAAGTGCGCTGGATGGCTCGGTGAGAAGCGGCGAGGCCCAACAGCCAACGCGCTACCTCAAGCGCCTCAACTGCTCATCGTGCGGCGCCCAGTCGCCCCAGCACTCCGAGGTCTGCCCCTCCCGGTCAAGGCTGGGCGAGGACATGGCCGAAATGCATTCGGAATACTCCGACTCCAGTTGTGGTAGGTCTGATCAACGATTCCCTTTTACCGATGAATTATTTTGGATTTGTCGGTCCACACGTTTCATTCTTTATCGGCGCTTCCTCCCGAACAGAAAACGGCACCTACTTCTGCAACGAGTGCGACTCCAAGTTTGCAGAGGAGGAAGCTCTGAAGCAGCACGTGCTCCAGGTCCACAGCGACAAGCCCTACAAGTGCGACCGATGCCAGGCCGCCTTCCGTTACAAAGGCAACCTCGCCAGCCACAAGACCGTCCATACGGGTGTGCACACTTTCGCTTTCCCTCCCTGGCTGTCACACCCTATGACACTAAGGAGTTAATCAAAAGTCTATTGGTGTTTTTcagatttgttgtttttgggctcaccacctgttgTGTTTGCAGGCGAGAAGCCATATCGCTGCAACATCTGCGGTGCTCAGTTCAACCGACCAGCCAACCTCAAGACTCACACTCGCATCCACTCAGGAGAGAAGCCATACAAATGTGAAACGTGCGGCGCTCGCTTCGTACAGGtccgattcttttttttttttttttttatgaataaatCGAAATTCGGTGGGCCTCAACATGCCTGAAAACCTAATTttctgacccaaaaaaaaaaacattttgact includes the following:
- the bcl6aa gene encoding BCL6A transcription repressor a isoform X1 — encoded protein: MQEVSRKALPEVGRMSCLADSCIQFTRHASDVLLNLNRLRSRDILTDVTILVSRQQFRAHKTVLMACSGLFYTIFTDSHKCNLNAISLDPKVDPEGFAILLEFMYTSRLALRESLIMAIMNTAVYLQMDHVVDTCHRFIKSSDPTVKLPRDEFLVSPLVLPQDVHAYRPHDMVDALHGRVAPFRDARPAYSSGMLNGVTTPGNYHLYGQFPMTGFPFPLCKLTDAKNAFSDLSRSGIHHKHPHDAAAISRAEYARAVGSSGILHAANFAPREFGREDEVKKESHEGLGLPLGLGGRKRVYPVLTLEPQKDKEHIPPSEEDMIHHHYPLGISSAGRKSLMSSPQSPLKSDCQPNSPTESSSSKNAGLSQAGAQQAGAGTQDPKARNWKKYKFIVLNQSAREDEAGLRNPGLCSPQRVGLQPYLHAGDNLEVQSARKSVEDHPMPQTSRLNNIISSALDGSVRSGEAQQPTRYLKRLNCSSCGAQSPQHSEVCPSRSRLGEDMAEMHSEYSDSSCENGTYFCNECDSKFAEEEALKQHVLQVHSDKPYKCDRCQAAFRYKGNLASHKTVHTDLLFLGSPPVVFAGEKPYRCNICGAQFNRPANLKTHTRIHSGEKPYKCETCGARFVQVAHLRAHVLIHTGEKPYPCEICGTRFRHLQTLKSHLRIHTGEKPYHCEKCNLHFRHKSQLRLHLRQKHGAITNTKIQYRISTDTMPTDLSKAC
- the bcl6aa gene encoding BCL6A transcription repressor a isoform X3; translated protein: MQEVSRKALPEVGRMSCLADSCIQFTRHASDVLLNLNRLRSRDILTDVTILVSRQQFRAHKTVLMACSGLFYTIFTDSHKCNLNAISLDPKVDPEGFAILLEFMYTSRLALRESLIMAIMNTAVYLQMDHVVDTCHRFIKSSDPTVKLPRDEFLVSPLVLPQDVHAYRPHDMVDALHGRVAPFRDARPAYSSGMLNGVTTPGNYHLYGQFPMTGFPFPLCKLTDAKNAFSDLSRSGIHHKHPHDAAAISRAEYARAVGSSGILHAANFAPREFGREDEVKKESHEGLGLPLGLGGRKRVYPVLTLEPQKDKEHIPPSEEDMIHHHYPLGISSAGRKSLMSSPQSPLKSDCQPNSPTESSSSKNAGLSQAGAQQAGAGTQDPKARNWKKYKFIVLNQSAREDEAGLRNPGLCSPQRVGLQPYLHAGDNLEVQSARKSVEDHPMPQTSRLNNIISSALDGSVRSGEAQQPTRYLKRLNCSSCGAQSPQHSEVCPSRSRLGEDMAEMHSEYSDSSCENGTYFCNECDSKFAEEEALKQHVLQVHSDKPYKCDRCQAAFRYKGNLASHKTVHTGEKPYRCNICGAQFNRPANLKTHTRIHSGEKPYKCETCGARFVQVAHLRAHVLIHTGEKPYPCEICGTRFRHLQTLKSHLRIHTGEKPYHCEKCNLHFRHKSQLRLHLRQKHGAITNTKIQYRISTDTMPTDLSKAC
- the bcl6aa gene encoding BCL6A transcription repressor a isoform X2, producing the protein MQEVSRKALPVGRMSCLADSCIQFTRHASDVLLNLNRLRSRDILTDVTILVSRQQFRAHKTVLMACSGLFYTIFTDSHKCNLNAISLDPKVDPEGFAILLEFMYTSRLALRESLIMAIMNTAVYLQMDHVVDTCHRFIKSSDPTVKLPRDEFLVSPLVLPQDVHAYRPHDMVDALHGRVAPFRDARPAYSSGMLNGVTTPGNYHLYGQFPMTGFPFPLCKLTDAKNAFSDLSRSGIHHKHPHDAAAISRAEYARAVGSSGILHAANFAPREFGREDEVKKESHEGLGLPLGLGGRKRVYPVLTLEPQKDKEHIPPSEEDMIHHHYPLGISSAGRKSLMSSPQSPLKSDCQPNSPTESSSSKNAGLSQAGAQQAGAGTQDPKARNWKKYKFIVLNQSAREDEAGLRNPGLCSPQRVGLQPYLHAGDNLEVQSARKSVEDHPMPQTSRLNNIISSALDGSVRSGEAQQPTRYLKRLNCSSCGAQSPQHSEVCPSRSRLGEDMAEMHSEYSDSSCENGTYFCNECDSKFAEEEALKQHVLQVHSDKPYKCDRCQAAFRYKGNLASHKTVHTDLLFLGSPPVVFAGEKPYRCNICGAQFNRPANLKTHTRIHSGEKPYKCETCGARFVQVAHLRAHVLIHTGEKPYPCEICGTRFRHLQTLKSHLRIHTGEKPYHCEKCNLHFRHKSQLRLHLRQKHGAITNTKIQYRISTDTMPTDLSKAC